In Clavibacter capsici, the genomic stretch CCACGAGATCTGGGGCGAGCCCGACGAGTCGGTGAAGCTGTCCGTCCCGTTCGGACACAAGGAGGTCCAGGCGGGCATCCTGACCCAGCTACAGAACCTCGGCGTTCAGGTACCGAAGGAGTGGAAGTGATGACCGCACACACGTACGACGTGGACGTCTGGCGCGAGGGCCGCTGGTGGCTGTTCCGCATCCCCGAGCTCGACACCGTCGGCCAGGCCCGATCGCTCGCCGAGGTCCCCGAGGAGGCCGAGGGCATCATCGAGGCGTGGAACGCCGAGCCGCCCGCGCCCTTCGAGCTCAACGTGACCATCACTCCCCCGGTCCCTGACCTCTGGGACGTGTGGGCCGAAGCCGCACGCGAAGAGGAAGCCGCGCGCAACGCCCAGGCACACGCCGCAGCGATGCGCCGCAAGGTCGTGAAGCAGCTCCGCGGCGCCGACGTGAGCGTGGCCGACGTCAGCGCGATCCTGGGCGTCAGCAGGCAGCGCGTCTACCAGCTCCAGGACGAGAAGACCCCCGCCTAGGGTCAGGCGCGCGGCTCATCGGGTTCTGCACCCACAAAGTTACATTTGTAGATCAGTGGGTATGCAGGGATGTGGGAACACGGGTACCCATAAACATAGGTAAGTACCTACCCGGGTAGTCATGTTGTCGGGTACACTG encodes the following:
- a CDS encoding type II toxin-antitoxin system HicA family toxin: MKPQKSKDVRQFLVSIGWVYLRNAKGSHEIWGEPDESVKLSVPFGHKEVQAGILTQLQNLGVQVPKEWK
- a CDS encoding antitoxin HicB: MTAHTYDVDVWREGRWWLFRIPELDTVGQARSLAEVPEEAEGIIEAWNAEPPAPFELNVTITPPVPDLWDVWAEAAREEEAARNAQAHAAAMRRKVVKQLRGADVSVADVSAILGVSRQRVYQLQDEKTPA